One region of Spiroplasma endosymbiont of Asaphidion curtum genomic DNA includes:
- a CDS encoding Mbov_0401 family ICE element transposase-like protein codes for MLEINNNLKTIENKHWLSLFTTHKNMYTNKCEQLANEYEKLDEYLYKYHYRLKQGYKVVHFAPRTIITIFGEVIFKRRRYKYWNQKSGKFEYVCLLDKEIGLLPKQRIYFDVQFKVLSLLGDGKRYSDVLDALNHCYISKGSISNILNKYDIAEYFQLAEKETKTRIDVKNKDLYIQLDETFLATLDQKVKQDQRIRLVTFHTGHKEKNYKNARRELENKRGHFLMLKVGKRINTMDYRDLLIKELQKHYVNINYDRIIVCGDGDSWIREIANSFGNVRYILDGYHAIKKLKQTAFNIVFENRKVTLNSWIKLYKDGNHQELIKTIRNIAKNELNKDIKTNLRKASNYFSNNKHGIHNQNLEWNIGCSIESDVSHLVKQQLGYGAKIYNHKNLNNLLHLRMANLNKLNVLHYINENINSEIEIRKEIYKNSLWNKYNNKNDDSWINYKGNAVTNKYNRFK; via the coding sequence ATGTTAGAAATTAATAATAATTTAAAAACGATAGAAAACAAGCATTGATTAAGTTTATTTACAACGCATAAAAATATGTACACCAATAAATGTGAACAATTAGCTAACGAATATGAAAAATTAGATGAATACTTATATAAATATCATTATCGGTTAAAACAAGGTTATAAAGTAGTTCATTTTGCACCAAGAACAATTATTACAATTTTTGGTGAAGTTATTTTTAAACGACGTCGATATAAATATTGAAATCAAAAATCAGGTAAATTTGAATATGTATGTTTACTAGATAAAGAAATTGGTTTATTACCGAAACAACGCATTTATTTTGATGTCCAATTTAAAGTTTTAAGTCTTTTGGGCGATGGTAAACGCTATAGCGATGTTTTAGATGCTCTAAATCATTGTTATATTTCAAAAGGTAGCATTTCAAATATTTTAAATAAATACGATATTGCTGAATATTTTCAACTCGCAGAAAAAGAAACTAAAACTAGAATTGATGTCAAAAATAAGGATTTATATATTCAACTAGATGAGACATTTTTAGCGACATTAGATCAGAAAGTTAAACAAGACCAAAGAATTCGTTTAGTTACTTTTCATACCGGGCATAAAGAAAAAAATTACAAAAATGCTCGTAGAGAATTAGAAAACAAACGAGGTCATTTTCTAATGTTAAAAGTTGGTAAACGAATAAATACAATGGATTATCGTGATTTATTAATTAAGGAATTACAAAAACATTATGTGAATATTAATTATGACAGAATAATTGTTTGTGGCGATGGTGATTCTTGAATTAGAGAAATTGCCAATAGTTTCGGTAATGTTAGATATATTTTAGATGGTTACCATGCTATTAAAAAATTAAAACAAACGGCATTTAATATTGTTTTTGAAAATCGCAAAGTAACACTAAATAGTTGAATTAAATTATATAAAGATGGAAATCATCAAGAATTAATCAAAACCATTCGTAATATTGCTAAAAATGAATTAAATAAAGATATTAAAACAAATTTAAGGAAAGCGAGTAATTATTTCAGTAATAATAAGCATGGTATTCATAATCAAAATTTAGAATGAAATATCGGCTGTAGCATTGAAAGTGATGTATCACATTTGGTAAAACAACAATTAGGATACGGGGCAAAAATATATAATCATAAGAATTTAAATAACCTATTACATTTAAGAATGGCAAATTTAAACAAATTAAATGTATTACATTATATTAATGAAAATATTAATTCAGAAATAGAAATCAGAAAAGAAATATATAAAAATTCATTATGAAATAAATATAATAATAAAAATGATGATAGTTGAATTAATTATAAAGGTAATGCTGTAACAAATAAATATAATAGATTTAAGTAA
- a CDS encoding transposase family protein, with the protein MLDKYKDENEFYSLIGIKYKTFMEMVEILKEAEAKQKQIGGRPNKLSIEQRLLMTLEYWKEYSTYRIIAKKYNISHVSCIRNIFWVENTLIKNSHFHIPGKKILDFLHYLLK; encoded by the coding sequence ATGTTAGATAAATACAAAGACGAAAATGAATTTTATAGTCTAATAGGCATAAAATATAAAACTTTCATGGAAATGGTAGAAATTTTAAAAGAAGCTGAAGCTAAACAAAAACAAATTGGTGGTAGACCAAATAAATTATCAATAGAGCAAAGATTACTTATGACTTTAGAATACTGAAAAGAATATAGTACATATCGTATTATTGCAAAAAAATATAATATTAGTCATGTTAGTTGTATTCGTAATATCTTTTGAGTTGAAAATACTCTAATAAAAAATAGTCACTTTCATATACCTGGCAAAAAGATATTAGACTTCTTGCATTACTTATTAAAATAA